A region of the Acidobacteriota bacterium genome:
CGCGTCGGCATTGTCGGGGCCGGTGACGGCAACGATCTTGTTGCCGCGGATGAGGATGGCGCGGTTATGCGTGACCTGCTTGCCGTCGAACAGGTTCGCCGCGGTGATCACGGTGAGCGGCGCCACTTCGACGCTGGCCTGCGCCCGGGCGGCGGTGGCCGTGCCCAGGATCGCGCCCAGGATGATCAACAGTAATAGCAGTCTGCGCATCTCTCCGTGCCTCATCTCTGTGCCTCCGTGAGTCTCTGTGGTGGGTTAAGGGAGCCAGATTGTAGTCGGCGCGGCATGCTGTAGCAATCGTGGCGGTAGAGACCTCGTTTTCCACCTCGCTCCACAGGAAGTCCGCGTATCGCACAGGCACGGAGACGACCGGCATTGCGCGCGCAGCGCGATGAGCAGTACAGTCGGAGGCAGAGATTCCGGATACCCGTGTCGTCATCCTCAAACCAGTCCGCGAACCAGACCGTCTGTCCCCTCTGCGATGGCACGGGATGGAAGTCCGTGAGCAACGGCGCCGCGCGCAAGGTGGCACGCTGTGACTGCATGGCGGCCAACCGCGCCGAGCGCCTGCTCGCTGCCGCGCACATCCCGGCGCGTTACGAGCATTGCGAGCTGGAGAATTTCGATACCACCGGCAGCCGCTCCGGCCTGTCCGCAGCACTCTTGGACGCGCGGCGGTTCGTCGAAGAATATCCGGTGCACCGCGCCGGGCTGCTGTTCGTCGGCGATATCGGTGTGGGCAAGACGCATCTTGCAGTCGGCGTGCTGAAATTGTTGATGCGGGAGAAGAGTATCCCGTGTCTGTTCTACGACTACCGCGAGCTGCTCAAGGACATCCAGAACTCGTTCAATCCGTCGGTACACGAGACCGAGATGGACGTGCTGCGTCCCGTCTTCGATACCGAAGTGCTGATCATCGATGAACTGGGCGCGGTGAAGCCCACCGACTGGAAGTGGGACACCATCTCCGACATCATCAACCGCCGCTACAACGCGCAGCGCACCACCATCTTCACCACTAACTTCCCGGACTTGCCCGAGAGCGGCAGCTCCGGCTCGACCGACCTGCGCAGCTTAGATTCGAGAAGCCGGGCCGCCGCCGAGCGCGCCAACCGCAAAGAGACCTTGGGCGACCGCATCACCGAGCGCATGCGCTCGCGCCTGCACGAGATGTGCAAGCTGGTCGAGCTGCATGGCGATGACTTCCGCGTGAAGGTCAAGAGCGCCAGCTTTCGTTAGGTTTCTCGTTTCCGGTTTCTCGTTTCTCGTGGCCTGAATCCGAGAAACGAGGAACGAGAAACCAGAAACCGTGAATAATGGCCTCGTGGGACCCATCCACATCGACTTCGCGCCCGAGAACGACGTGGCGATCTTCGAATCGCTGCCGGTGAAGCCTGCCGTCTTCACGCTGCGCGGCGAGCCGGGCAGCGAGCCCTATGTAACGAAATCCGCCAATCTGAAGCGGCGGCTGCTGCGCCTGCTGGGCGCGCCCGAGGAGCGGACGAAACGCCTCAACCTGCGCGAGCGTGTCCGCTCCATCGACTACACGCTGACTGGGTCTGACTTCGAATCGCGCTGGGTGCTTTATCAAACGTTGCGCCGCGAGTTTCCCAAGGACTATGCCGACCGGCTGAAGCTGCGCCCTGCGCCCTTGGTCAAGCTCAACCTCGATAACGAGTATCCGCGGGCTTATGTCACACGGAGAATCACAAACCTGCGGGGCAAGTCGCAGTATTACGGTCCGTTCCAGTCGCGCGCCACGGCGGAGAAGTTCCTCGCCGATTCGCTCGACCTGTTCAAGATGCGGCGCTGCGACTTCGATCTGCACCCCGATCCCGAGTTCCCGGGCTGCATTTATTCCGAGATGAAGATGTGCCTGGCGCCGTGCTTCAAAGGCTGCACCGACGCGGAATATTCCGACGAGGTCGCGCGCGTCCGAAAATATCTCGACACCGCGGGCGATTCCCTCACGCGCGAGTTCGAAGCCGAGCGCGAGAAGGCGAGCGCCGAGCTCGCCTTCGAGCAGGCAGCGGCACTGCACACCAAGCTCGAGAAGGTGCATGCCGCGGCGCAGCAGCGTCCCGAGATCGCGCGGCGCCTCGACCAGCTACGCGCGCTCATCGTGCAGCCGGCTGCCGAAGCGGGCTGCGTGGCCTTCTTCCTGCTCGAAGCCGGACGCCTCGCCGGGCCCACACCGTTCACCGTGCAGGACCAGGGCGAGGGCAAGCATCTTTCGATGGAGTCGCGGATCGTCGAAGCCTTGGCCGGTGCCGACCATCCGGCTCCAGGTCCGCCCAGCGAGCTGGTCGAGCACATCGCGCTGCTCAAGCGCTGGGTCTTTCGCACGCAGCGCATCGGCGAGATCTTTCTCGCCAACGAGAATGGCGAACTGCCCATGCGGCGCATCGTCCGCGGAGTCTCGCGCGT
Encoded here:
- a CDS encoding ATP-binding protein, with protein sequence MSNGAARKVARCDCMAANRAERLLAAAHIPARYEHCELENFDTTGSRSGLSAALLDARRFVEEYPVHRAGLLFVGDIGVGKTHLAVGVLKLLMREKSIPCLFYDYRELLKDIQNSFNPSVHETEMDVLRPVFDTEVLIIDELGAVKPTDWKWDTISDIINRRYNAQRTTIFTTNFPDLPESGSSGSTDLRSLDSRSRAAAERANRKETLGDRITERMRSRLHEMCKLVELHGDDFRVKVKSASFR
- a CDS encoding excinuclease ABC subunit C, producing the protein MNNGLVGPIHIDFAPENDVAIFESLPVKPAVFTLRGEPGSEPYVTKSANLKRRLLRLLGAPEERTKRLNLRERVRSIDYTLTGSDFESRWVLYQTLRREFPKDYADRLKLRPAPLVKLNLDNEYPRAYVTRRITNLRGKSQYYGPFQSRATAEKFLADSLDLFKMRRCDFDLHPDPEFPGCIYSEMKMCLAPCFKGCTDAEYSDEVARVRKYLDTAGDSLTREFEAEREKASAELAFEQAAALHTKLEKVHAAAQQRPEIARRLDQLRALIVQPAAEAGCVAFFLLEAGRLAGPTPFTVQDQGEGKHLSMESRIVEALAGADHPAPGPPSELVEHIALLKRWVFRTQRIGEIFLANENGELPMRRIVRGVSRVFRGEKEGAWSAPAGQLQIEPKLEEPLK